Genomic window (Rosa chinensis cultivar Old Blush chromosome 6, RchiOBHm-V2, whole genome shotgun sequence):
TTTCTCACTCAAGCATGTTTTCATTTTTGTGGGCTTAGTAGCATctcattgatttttattttgttggaATGGATATTATCTTTTTTATGTTCATTGTCCTACAGTGAGCACACTAAAAAACTTAAGTTATATAATCCTGCTATTTATCTGATTGAGTGGATACAATTTTATCCAATTGTTATTTTCATtggttaattttttctttttggtatgTCATTGTAAATATAATtatatttcttctttcattgcaTATAGTTTTGGTTGTGTGAGAAAACAAATATTACGCAACCAATGAGAGGGCGGGTGGGAGACTCAACAGACCTAGTCAAATGGTGTCTTCCGCAACTACACATCAAAATGCAACAAATGGACATTTCAGAAATTGAGGTAAAAACAATGATATAACACTTGCTGTCTCATCAAACTTATGTTGTTACTTTACAGTACGAATTAGGTAACTGTAGTTGTAATCTTTTTGTTGCAACTTGCAACAAATTCCATTATTTCATTTGTCTTTTTCATGTGAACTTTCACCAAGTACAATGACATTGTTTATATGACTGAGTTGAAGTCTTGACTTGAGTCTCTTCCCATGAATTGATGTGTGTAAAGTAATGATGGTACCTATTTGAACTAAATATCAAAATATGCATGCTCGTATGGTTTTCCAGGATATGGTAGACACAACTTATATAGGATAGGTGAATTGGATGTTGTTCCTAAAATGAAGAAGTTGCTTTGAAATGCCTAGACTCCATTTAACTGAGCTTAAATGTGTGGTTTGCAAATAATTCTTTTACGTGCAATCTTCTTCTACAGAAAGATTTGCAGGTTCTTAGTCTTTTGCATGCCTTTTACTATTCGTGCTTTACACAGAAGAACAATTTTGATCTGAAAATAGTCAATTACTGTATAGTTATGAACAATTGCTTTGAAATGCCTATACGTGTAAGTCAAGGTTGGAGGGGAGTTCCTTGAGAAGTAATTGGTCTGTCACTAATACTTTATGGAtattttgaaccaaaattatgagtttgtttttcatttctcataaATGCGGATCTCCAGCTTGATGTGTGTTACATCCTATGTGGACATACTAAAAGTATTACTTGCCTATTCTAGTTTGGGTATATGTGACTGACTACTAGTGAAATTGTTTTACCTCAGCCTGGTATAAGTATCCAGCTGGAGAACAGAggcaagaaagaaaatgaaggacatggtgaagaaaatgaagaacaaggtATAGAAAAACCTGCCCAAGGACAAAACAAGAGAATTAATGAAACAATTATgagaaggaaaaaacaaagaagaaagctCTATGATGACAATGTTAAGGAGTTCCCTTCTGATGGATATTTTAAACCTGCTCAAAGGTGGGATGAGGAGACCCTGCATTTGCATATTGCCAAGAGCTGTCCAATACCTTATGTTCATGTAGAAGAAAATGTTAAAGTTTTGAAGCAATTGGATGATTTGAAGCTTGCAAGCAACTTCACAAGATCAGTACTTTAACAGATAATCTTATTCCAGATATTGTTGTGGAAAATCCAGGAGGTTAGGTTTGGTCCTGTGATATACACATAAGAGACGGTTAATCTTGCTCCAGATACTGTTATGGAAGAATCCACACAAGACCTCCGGTTTGCTCCTTTCTGATATACGCACAAGGGAGATTCATAATCCCTTCCTTTCACCTGATCCTTCTGATTCTATGGCATCCATAGAGATCTCGAAGGTTTGTGAAGAGACCTCCTCTTCTACACCAAGGAGAGGACAGTCTACACTCAGCTCTTGTGGCTGAAATGCTTAGCCAAAAACGTGCAGAAGTTTGTTGGCTTCTGGGCTTGGGTGGGGTAGATCGAGCCAATTGTGGATCAGATAATCTTGTTCCAGATATTATTATGGAAGAATCTGCACAAGCTTGAGTTTGCTCCCCTGTGATATATGCGTAAGGGAGTGATAATCTTGTTCCAGATATTGTTATGGAAGAGTCCACACGAGCTCGGGAGTGATAATCTTGTTCCAGATATTGTTATGGAAGAGTCCACACAAGAGCTCGGGTTTGCTCCCCTGTGATATATGATATATGCACAAGGGACCGATAATCGTGTTCCAGATATTGCTATGGAAGAATgcacacaagaaaaataattttgttcCAGATATTGATACGGAAGAATGCACACAAGggaaatatatcaaaatgcaacaaatcaaattgtaaacgCCATCAAACTTGTGTTACTGTTTGGGTAATAATATTTCTATATTTGCcacatattttttttggaaccATCCTTGAGAATGCAATTGTTCTATGAATGAGTTGGTGTCCTCCCATGTGTTTATGGTGTAGTGTACATATGGACGTGACATTATTCATACGAGCCTGACATTCTGTTATCTGCAAGTATCTCTGGATTACCGAGATTTGGAATTCTTTTGTTGGCAAATATTTTTAAGCAGAACAGTTTTGATCTGGAAGCGTTGTAGTTTACGAAGAAATTGCTACGAAACGCCTAGATACAATTCAAGGTTTCAGGAACTTCTGTAGGAAGTTGCAGTAGAGTTTCACGATACACATCATTATTACCGGTTATGTTGGGCGTCTGAACCAAATGTGTGAAACTAAATGGAATGATATGGGTAaggatatgagagagagagagagagtcagagagcAAGCATTTTATGTGTACTTTGCGTAATGTGAAATACGCTCCACCTGATCCATTTGTTGGAGTTCCTTCAAGGACATTTTGATCTTGCTCTCCTAGCTTGCACCTGTGGATGCTGAAACAATGAGTTTGTCAGATCTTTGCTGCAGGATATTTCATCTCTGGTTTCTATccagagagattattcagagcactgCCGTGCACttacaccaacataaatgaaatgaatggttagattgcatagaataatttccattctATCCAACTATTTAATTGATGAACTTACTCACTTTGTAGAGGATTGTATTTCATATATGTTTTCGTGTACATACAGACATTTTCATGTGAATGGAGATCTAATTTTGTTGACACATGTCCATGTGGCTCAAAATTCGAAAAGGCCAAGACTGTATGGGGCCATTTTGGTCAGCTGTTTGAGTTGGTAACTTGCTGTGTAGCACTAATCAATGCCAATAGTTTCTTTATATGGTGAAAGCAGCTGTATTGCGAAAAGAAGAGTGAGGGCCAACGGAGACAAAGGCATCGTGTGTCTTACAAAAGCTCCATTTATTATGAGTATGTCTGTCGATTGTACATGATATAATGATGATATAtggtcaaaaataaaaaaccctacTTGATCATTTTCGTTCCATCTAGTACCACTTTATGGTTTTGCTTTCAATTAGTCTGCAAAATGCTATCGGATGACTGAAACAATTCGTGGCAGCACGATTTCACAGAGGTGAATAAATTGCATTCTATTGAGATAGTTCTCGTTCACAGCCAATTAATTTAATATTTTACTTGATTACAAATTAAGGCTATCACTCGGTCAGTTCGAATCGGATATAAGTATtgccaacttcaaaaccaaagcttttggtttcaaaattaagctaccaattaccaaccaaaattttcagtttttaatcatatctaccaaattcggtatttcagtTTTcgatattaccaactttagaataactaattctttgtaatataaattagaatgaacaaaactaggtttttaaattttataacCGTAAACttcgtattcatctactaatcataGCATAATCAATACTAGTGTTTTCTTAATCAGACCAAAGAGCTTTATTCAATATTTTCCACAGAACTGACCTAGCTCTGGGGTTTacttagggctgtcaatgggtcgtgtcgggttgggttcgtgtcgggtcaaggtatatgtcgtgtcacaagagacaaacccaaacccaacccatttattaatcgtgtcgaaaatttaaacccaaacccaacctatttattaaacgggttacccgtttccaacccgcttaacccatttaataaataggtcgtgtcgtgttggacaaaatgacccatttaagggttaacactgatacccatttaactaaaaacatgcataaattgattaaattcactaaaatttTCATatgacgaagaatataaataattatatataattcataaataattaaatccaataatgatgaaacaaaatatttcaaattgttcaatcctaggatcaaatactcccaacgtccaaaatttcaagaagaagtatagcataatctggttatatgggttcacttcgtgttggcgggttgacccgtggccgacccgtttattaaatgggtcatgatgGGTTGACCCGctgccgacccgctttttaatcgtgcgggttcaacccgctttatttcgtgcgggtttcgagtcgtgttatcgggtcgtgtcgaaattgacagccctaggttTACTCGAAGACTGCCGTTTTCGACAAAATCTCatcaccatggatggtggtgtATCTGCAACTAGGTGGGCAGGGCACTGGTTCCTCTTTTCTGGTTGGAGTGAGGGTAGCGGTGGTGGGGTTCGTCGACCTTTTTCCCTATCTCTGGGTCTTTGGCTGTTCATTGCTTTCACCGTTGTGGTCGCTGGGCAGGTGATGACTCCTGCATCGTCTCAGGTTCTATTTTCTCTTGATGACAGTTTAGTGTTGGATTGCTTCGTTCTTGGAAGTGATGGGGATCCGATGGGCTGCCTTGACGACGGGTCTGAGATTTTGATGTCCACTTCGGATTTGGATAAAAGACCTAACGCGGCGAAGGTGTTTGCTTCGGTGGTGGTGTGGTGGTCTGCTGCAGTCCAACCAGATTTGCTTATTGGCTTTTTGGTCGGTAGAATGGTGGACAAGGATGATGGCGATCCCAACATCTATATGGACGAGGGTTGTCTCTCAGTGGACGATGGTGATGCTTGGTGGCTGAGGGGTCTCTCAGTTCATTTCCCAGATCACTGTTTGTCTGGTTTTGGAGGCTTGTGTAAGAGTTTCTGTGATGGCGGAGGTTCTACCGACGGAAGCTACTGCGGCGGCGGTGAAGGTGGAGGCGGCAGCTGGGAGGTAACCTTGATGGAGGCTTCTAAGGTTTATGCAACCTTGGATTGGTGGACTCCAATTTGGTTATTGGGCTGGAACTGGATTGGGTTGCTTTGGGTCCAATAGGCCCTTagggttcttttctttattttcttttatgttttaggTTTAGTCATCCTTCCTTATTCTTTTAAGGAATCTATGACTACTCATTCGTCAACGTCTACTGCTGTGGAGGGATCGGTGGAATGTGATGGCTCacattgacaggacccgccccggatttcaccccgaaatccggagtggccctgcggggcccaccttagtgataactctaccgagaactggtcgagtcacccctaaagtggactacccaaaacagtaacccacaatagatcagagccaaataaagaagtgcggaagctattcgtcaactatgcctcgaaccacgtacgcacgacctcaactaataacgcctgcaaactgggcattagaaaccgaaaggcccaggggaaagtagatgaaaaacgttagcgtgagtggacaaaaataaacaaattaacaagaaaaagatttcatactttcccacatttatttcttaaaaaaaattcccgatgcatgcaatatttaTAAAACGTAAGTctttaaaactcggagtctcgtgaaaacataccagtccccgctggctaaaagaatcggactagccccgctagtcaagtaacaaatagTAGAATATGGGGAAGGGacgtcaccatacgggtaaaggagccccttaggctcaacctaccctcgactaccactcacacatagattgtgtgaggaggagaactaataacctcgactgccacccacgtgaggaggagaataaatcacctcgactgccactcacaaacacaaagtaagtgaggaggagaataagctacctcaactgccactcacaaacgcaaagtaagtgaggaggagacctaatcgaatgacccgagtatggtgaggaaatcattcaaaatccataaaatccgaaaggctttcccaatatctcacgagaaaacaaataaatattccaatgacgtgaccccgcacgccaaatactatcaaattcagaaccaaacccggaaattagtacgagcccaaattccttcggaaaaatctcatttccaataatattccagaataTCTCTAGCTTGACtactaaatataatatgtaatccAAAAATCATCTCGGTAAAATAAGTCGTCGAAAAATCTcgtaaatcatatttccaaataataatcatatattccaaaaccaattacGAAAGTCATACcgaaataaatcataattaaattccaaaaatcaattcatatgctcggaaagtgATAGGTTAATTAAATAGAAAGTACTTtagtaaatgcatgcatcacttatttaaaaaaaacaaaagtccactcacagtactattgggcgaccacgcaaacgagttccttcattgagcaatagctcggtacgtcgtcctgtacacaattatgtttccgtaaacggcaatccgataaaataaatacgaacctaaatgaaactcgaaaatccctatctccattacttctcaaattccacccaaatctcttccacaacactacttcctcaatttacatattctaCAATGAAAACGTGGGAAATCCggacgagggaaatccgacggccggatttcccacaattccatcacaaaactccaaacttcggaaattcacaaacaattccaaactcctccaaaattcaccaaacttcacatacaagctctacaacaatatacaatttaatgggctaaaaactgaaattaaaacactgccatataagcctccacgcgccaccaacagtggcagcgcgtgggccccacgcgccagcggccaccaaactccggcactagcatcaacacaacaagcccaaccaacttccaaactacaacatcatccaattttacctcgaagtggccgaatcaagccggtgaaggaaagccccgaagctccaagaaccctagaaatgaaaaattgtcaattcgactTCTACAATACAAATTGGAATGAaccaccttaggggaaatgatcaccatcaaaaacggaaccttcgatgctaacctggtggccggaggtggtcggaatggccggaggtggtcggaatggccggaaatcggcgaaaccccaaaactgcaaccggagcaaaccttgcttcgatccgagcttttccggccaaatcgtcgaaaactaagggcaccagtgtgaccagggggaggaggcgaccctgtggtggccggctttctgccgggtgatggccggacggcggccaattgaagggaagaagaagaatccgaaagggaaagaagagaggtcgggggagaggagagagaaggaatggaaatctaccacagtaactttttatatatatagaaagttaccatgaacagtaacattcacattttcgcttataactttcgcatacgagctccgatttttacgtaccacatatgcacgcgctcggtttaacgttctctacagctttcatgaagaacattttctcaaattttgacccgaacaaaaagtcaacttttagggccactaaaagtatcgaaacaaagtaaaaagtgaaagtaattgtcgtttaccgtccaaatgactagtaaactagtaaattgaggtacgggacgttacacaCATTCTACCAATGCTTTAGTTTAATTCtgtttgggtcgcaaaaaccaaTGCCTTACTTGGAATCTTTTTATGTAAGTTTCGaggtttcttggtttttgttagcATAAAGTTGCGTAAATTTACCAAAAGGTGGATGTACTCGGgatttttttgggttttattcttctagaatagggttTCATGAGGTTCTAAGGAACAATTCTTTCTGTCAACCCCAAatgggtgtttcgtttttgtactgcttgctgaattataatgaaagggctgacctatttccataaaaaaatctactaatcatagctttcttttgtatatatgacatcaaattttagccattttcaataaaactaggttatttaactaTCTTGGACTAGGTTActcaaaatacatgtactattaattatgtagtatattgagtaatgttcatactattttgaaagcttttatgtttatttcttaatatacatgtatgtgtattgaaaaccatagtatataaagttaatatttagaaaatcgGTAGAtttggtatttaccaaaaccaaactaattttttcggtaattttcgatttcggttaccaaaaaatcggtttaccaaacctaaagtatgggttggtattcggtcggtttggtaattaccaaaccaagtggcagccctattACAAACCAACACTTCTTGATttgcaaaaatcataaaatttgACGATTCGGGTAACATTTAAATCGTAATTTTAAGGGGTAAATTTACAATCTAAGAAAGTCCGAACTTGCAACTTTAATGTTAAtctcagaaatagaaaagtgaCTTCTAGTCTT
Coding sequences:
- the LOC112169391 gene encoding uncharacterized protein LOC112169391, with the translated sequence MDTKQLFNPLFFKEMRHFGNFFRAFRSTFYSFSFLEWEALVRETTCKFTQFWLCEKTNITQPMRGRVGDSTDLVKWCLPQLHIKMQQMDISEIEPGISIQLENRGKKENEGHGEENEEQGIEKPAQGQNKRINETIMRRKKQRRKLYDDNVKEFPSDGYFKPAQRWDEETLHLHIAKSCPIPYVHVEENVKVLKQLDDLKLASNFTRSVL